The nucleotide sequence catttaatcttaTTATATGGCTAATTTATCCACCATTCCGTCCATTCATAAACCTTTATACCCTCGATTACCCGATATTAGCATGGCTAATTTCTCAATTGATGACCTCGGGTTTTtctgttttgatttttttatttgaacTATGTTTTTTATttgtatgtattttttttttgtttaacttATTTTGTGGAAGAtgatcaaatagaaagtttattttggctaggaaggatagaaagcaataggattatgacatgtaacaaaatttaaaataaagaggaaggtTATTTTAGTTAATTTTACCTTATCTTttccctttttctttcaaaacccacaatcttcaaccttttcttcattTTCTATCACACTAATCACCACATTATAGTgtgattttcgtcaccaatcaatgattcaaacacccaatcaacgtgttcttcaacttttttttgaagaaacccagtttaatttcatacaatatctcatttttttccctgtgattttgaagcgaatcactcgattcgttcgattcgatcgctgataactgtttctaacattcaaatttcgtcaatcggtgatgaaatctgaagaaatcggctgtgatctatgtaagaaatttttgaattgcatttttacgatctgagtttttgaattgagtcattgcgttttacgatctagatggggtccgggggcagcgcacCTGGGAGCAacgcccctgggagcagggtccaaggggcagagcccctggctgggaaTTTGTTTTACTAAATTGCTTTAGTAAAACtgcatcagaaaatttaatttttttgtaaattgcctctggaaaactgcattagaaataagacatttttatgtgttttctggccattgcgttttagaaaaacacatttttgaagtgtttttagtcattgcgttttaggtaaaatacatttttatgtgttttcagtctattgcgttttagagagaacactttcttttgtatttttaagtcattgcgttttaaaaataagacatttttatgtgttttctggccattgcgttttagaaaaacacatttctGAAGTGTTTttaatccattgcgttttaggtaaaacacatttatatatgttttcagtccattgcgttttagaaaaagaCATTTCtaagtgttttctggctattgcgtattagaaataagacatttctttgtgttttttgtgcattgcgttttaggtaaaacatatttttatgtgttttcggttcattgtgttttagaaagtgcattttcttttgtgtttttagaccattgcgttttagaaaaaaagttatttttatgtgttttcagtccattgcgttttagaaaagtacactttcttttgtgtttttagccTATTGCGTTTTAGTAATAAGGCATTTCTTTGTGTCTTCTGGTCATTACGTTtcacaaataagacatttctttgtgttttttgtgcattgcgttttagaaaaaaaaaatcattttttacgttttttttccattgcgttttacgcaactgggtttttgatttttttttaaatatagcaatattatactcgttttaaagattaaaaaacgctcgttttttggtgcaatttttataaaaaaataatgtcgtaataaaaagttattaacgtttaaaaaatgagggtgAATTGGAGGATGGAGAAACTATTGTCTTGAATTGACTAGAAtgctcttacacaaactcacgcgtctcttttcttctcttcagattcactcatttaatcttagcacttgattaaatcaattgatggtcaagattacttactagctgtaacaccccgaaaacgggctTGGTAATTAAACtctgttaatactaaaagacgggtaacgTACCGTTATTAGTAAAAATAACCCGGCAAATATctggatttaaataagaaatcctaatattaaataaaaaacgaATCAAAGTTTTTAAGGAATTAAGTTTATAAGAGCatgagttaacgggacttaaaataaaacgggttatgacttcccgaacccagtaagctaactaggaataattaacctagttaataagtggggaatattgttagaaataagtaggttgtgcccTACTTAATTAACTAACCAAATTAGAGGGGCCAATGTTGTTAAAATGAAACTTATATAAAACCAAACATCTCAATTGAGATGTCTGGTCGTACATGGGACGCAGGGGGCGACCTGAGCTCCTCACCAAGCCCTAGTTCATCACATATTTCACAAAATTGAGGGCTCAATTCAAGCTGAAATCAAAAATCAAGCATAGAttattgatcctcatcacaagaagATTTCAAgatatgtaaaatttgatgaaaactctcaactcgaaattctcatgaaattgggaaaatctgaaattcatggttgcatgtttgttttatgatgatttaggaacaatatagtgtctagggacaaaccctagacaaatacaagttgaaatcatgtgagattttagtaaaatccatgatcaccattgtaggtgattagtgggttatgtagattttaataaacactaggaaattgggtgatattctagtgtaatttgacaattGTGAAGTGACTTCAGAATTATAGAAGTTAACAACTTTGTAAGATGGTTGGTTTATGTGAAATTAGGGctaagagataagctagagacttgataaataaacatgtaaagttctgcccttaaagtgtttgttgaaatgcctcaaagaaagctcgaaactagaatttttgtagttaaaacacctaattgtgatgttttggctattatgcaaaatgtgattaaaaaaaagagttttaaatgtgataaacgtggttagaactttggttaaaacggtggtctaagataacgcctaccgggtaATTAAAGAACGCTAAAACTAGTTGATGAACTCGATTATGCAATTAGTATACAaatgggcatttgacttttagaaaaagtcaaactgacctacgatgtgatgaatgataattagacatagaaaataagtgaggtggaatagtcgtgattgttatTGACTAATTTAACCACCTTGTAAATGATGAATAATAGTTGGCGCTTAAACAAGCCAGGTgaagcttggagtgaaagcgggtcaaacgagtCAAGCATAGAAGAAAAGTgtagctcggatgcaaggtaagtgtaatttacacacttatgtagaatacCTGTTTATTCGATACATTGTAAACGTGATAACAATAATATTGGAAATATGGAAATTTGTCAAATATCGACTAATGTAAATCAAGGTTAAaaggatacccatggcgtaagccgtaatgggttgaatttgtaagaaaagagtgtaaaaagaaaaaaaagggggTATGGTAATAAAATTCGGgatgggatggatgtatgaattggaGATCAAAAACGATGTTTTTGATTAAATAGATAATGTGGGCATATActccaaacgggtcgaatggtggtgataacaccatttgacaatatcgagtAATGTGGTTGTTaagtcttatgttaacaggaCCAATTAGCAAATTGGATAATTATGTCACCATTGATGGTGTGATAATGAAAAcgaggtataaatcgggtctacttactgatccgggccaggtacgcataattatgttgtagttaagaatgctattttggtcgaataatttgagagagagtccttcatcgtaaaaggaccaaaatcgaccaaaacgcccttgtaggctaagttgaacaaacaacccttaaaggttgtttggaagcgaatttcatgattagataaatacttagaataagtatagaagttgaaagatgtaataTGTTAGTCAAAAGGCACTATTTTAGTTTTTGCCGTAAATTAATGAATCAAGAGGTAAAAATTTGGTTTATATTGATCACCACATTAAACTCACCTTAAATACAGTTGTGGTGGGAGATTttaggataagaaatgtggtgatggaatgttagaagcaatcgaaagcgattttaggctcgaaagtgcttaaatacccttaacgggtcaaaataagcatacaagcgaaaccgggtttaaattgtgtaataaacctatgattagaacctaatatggtagGTAACATTAATTTATAGAAGTGTATGTAATATAGGAATCaaacaaatacgtttgtttgataaaatgcataaacgggttaaaattcggtaaaaaggtaacgagtcaaaggcttagaagtctcaaaatttcttatgttggatataggattttaactccataagatggaggattaaattacggacgcgtaggaaaaagaatcgggtaaaacggatcaataacgaagaagttatggccgtttccgtaaaaactggcatagctgaTCTGAACTGCAACCTGCTGGAAACTGGTTTCCAAGGCGACACGCGAAGGAACAACCTGGTTCCTCCGCGACATGCGACAGAACCCTGAATTAGcgaaaaaattttattttaatcagtttcGCTTCCCGGACTCGTTTAAATATGTTCTAAGTTACATATGACTAATCCAACTCAAGTTTTATGAGTTTCAGGTATGATTTTAGCACCGGAGGATGATCAAgcacaacgaagaaccgaacacgatcaagaaataagcttccgcactatgtatcgTTGTTTTGTTAAATGACGAACTCAAACATGTTATCTTGTATAGTTTTAATTCTGTAAATAAAGTTTAATGAAACCCGTATTTTCAATGTATTGAAATTCTAATTACCCGTTTATTTTCGTAAATTATACGAAaattgttaaataataataagggtgTTTCACTAGCCTTCCTAACAAAAAAAAACTTACTATTATATTCTAACCCctttattttatattaaaaaaacaaaataagttaTATAGTAGTTGAAAGGATGCTACGAGTAATTTTGTggtattagaccatgtgtagtgggacATTATGAAAATGTCCTTCCTATAATGGTTACTAGTTTATAGACCCATGTATTATATGGGTTTGAGGATAGAAAATGAAAGTCTTTAAAAAATCATGGAGTTGATCGAGTTCTTTAGGGAAATAAATGTGTTTTCTAtttatataaacttaaatgagttttttaaaatatatattattgttGAGATTGGTTGCGTTTGAAGGACATCACGATTataagttttaaattattttttatatttcatattatttcttgcatcacacataattaatataaattttgATATGAATACAAATAACCCTAATATGAACTATACAtacaaaattaaagaaaatataaCACTACTCATTTTAAATGATACGTTTACGAAGTAAGAATATTGTTTTTGAATACAAAATAATTAGTATATTTTGTTTCaaattaatattttataattttaaaaagtgttatcaaagtAGAAGATGGAATAGAATTAGTTAATGATCTAAGATTATatattaaacacacacacacatatatacatatatatatatatatatatatataggtaaaggatcctgtaaaaagtccatcttttgtaagaagtgtaagaaataatcttggaatgacaagtgtccctcctattaattaattcaaaagggtagattagtaattgtacatttttgtcatttaattgatttacaatataactgaaaaaaaaactgGCGATGAGAATTTTTAGGGATTGATCGTTTCATCTCCGATTCAGATCATCTTCTCCGACCATCTTGTTAACCTTCCGTCATCATCATCACAGTTCACGTCATCTTCTCCGATTTGAACACCTGCATCTCCGACCATCGTCACGAATTTCTTTCGTCTCCACAAATCATTCACCGTCATCGTCTTTCATCTTCGTCATcctcatttctgatcgtgacttgaatcatagtcatggtgttttaaaatctgggaatgttttgtattgattgtccagatgttaaaacaccatggatgtaatcacaatacaatgttttctggattctagataaaacaccatgacttgaatcatagtcaatttatccagttattttaaaacaccacgccatgaatctgattatacaatGTCTCTATATAAAACACCAtaacttgaatcatagatgtttaaaacaccacaccatgaacaatgtctacagataaaacaccatgacttgaatcatagtcatggtgttttaaaatctgggaatgtttttgtattgataaaacaccacgccatgaacaatgtctcctgataaaacaccatgacttgaatcatagatgttttaaaacaccacgccatgaacaatgtctccagataaaacaccatgacttgaatcatagtcatggtgttttaaaatctgggaatgttttctattgataaaacactacgccatgaacaatgtctccagataaaacaccatgacttgaatcataagcgtttaaaacaccacgacatgaacaatgtctccagataaaacaccatgacctgaatcatagtcaatttatccagttgttttaaaacaccacgccatgaatctgattatagatctatttatgataaagtatgaagaaattcgttgattttttggagattgatgacggttaccatataattcgctgatcttTAGGAAGTTGATGagggttttgaaacggttaccatatttgaaacgttggaaaagtcactattgcccttcaatttttacataaggtccttctaattaaaacacaatttacattttataccctattgatctcaaccattagatcaaatatccaatggtttaaaacacttcttacccttctcacattttagacactttttaccatatccctaccggtagggatatggtaaaaagtgtctaaaatgtgagaagggtaagaagtgttttaaaccattggatatttgatctaatggttgagatcaatagggtataaaatgtaaattgtgttttaattagaaggaccttatgtaaaaattgaagggcaatagtgacttttccaacgtttcaaatatggtaaccgtttcaaaacccccatcaatctattatctatattaaaacaaaacactttgaTGGCCACTTGGCATTATTTTAATCCTCTAATTGCCACCTGGCAACTTAATAATCCTCACAATTGTGATTTGAGCGGCAATATACATCGATTGGAGAAGCTTCTCACATACGCTTCTTTtatagtctctctctctctcattctcTCATACTGGGATTAGGGTTTTTTTGTTTCCATTGTTCCTCTTCATCACATAATCCCTCATTCGCATTCTGTTTGGAGAAAACCTAGCCGCAGACCATGGATTCTCATCTTCATCTTTAAGGTATTCGATTTAGGGTTCCGATTGGGATTATGACGGTGACTCGGTTTATACTTAATATTATGACGGTGATCTCTCGATCTAAATCGACTGATATGGTAAATCAAATTTGTTTTTTGTAGATTTATATCTTAAATTTTGCAATACTTATTGATGAATCTTGATGTTATAATCAGACGAACTATGGTTTCTCTTCATCTCTCTGCTCTACTTCTTCACTCATTCAATTCAACCTTCTTCATCAGAGAGGTTTgatttatcatttttatatcTCAAAATCATTGTTGATTTACTTTTATTTAGTAACTAATCTTTGGTATCTCTCTGTCGTTCATCAAGTCGCCGCTACCTTCGCCGTATTTTTGTCTGGATTTGTCCCGATTGTAGGTACGACTCCTTTTACCTATACTAAATCTGATGCTTGATTATGCTACTTTTCTTTTTTTGATTGTAATACCTTTTTGATTTAGGGTTTTAAACCAGAAGTTGTCGGGTTCTATGAAAAAAGTTGTATGATTAGCTGTATGAAAAATTTGTAGGGTTTTAATAATGGCTGACTTGGAATTAAGTAGTTTTCATTATATGTGAATGTACTACAATAACATGAAACTATGATTGGAGGTTGGCGAAGCGAATCGTTGGTACTCCATTCTGAGCCGCAACCGACAACCACTCATCTTGGCATGGTGCTGATGCACAAGGTCAATTTTGAGTCATTTCATTGTTTATGTGATTATACTCTGTTTAAATCTGTTTTAACTTTTGAGTCATTTCTCCTAATTTACATAGAAGTGGAAATAGCCATGGCACATCATGCTTTGTGCTTCTACAGTCTAGAAACCACAAGGCATATATCAATGATCAGTGTGAGTTGGTTTATTATGGttgaatattttttatttatagttTTTAGTAATGATTTTATTCAAAATTATATGTATCTTTGATGAATTGAATACCTGTAGTGTTTTAATGTCAAATGGGTCATATAAAAATGTTTGTGAAAAGGGAAACAAGTAGGCTGGTGAAATTGGTTAAGGTGGTTCAAAGCCATTTTTTGTCTCAAGCGGGTGAAATAATAATATTTGAAAAGGGGATTTGTTGAAATGGGATGAACGAGTTGAAAGTACTTCAAATTCTGTTTAAAATGTTTGCAAACGTTTGTgtattaataaattaattaatatattgaCCGTCCTTCCAAAAGGCAGATATTTTAGATGAATTTGGATCACCATTCAAATCCATACCTACCTTGCCGCAATAATCGCCGATGCGCATAGATACTTTGTTCCCAGTGAAACGCAATCAACGATTTTTACAAACTAATCAGAGCACAAACTTGGATTGATTAATAGCCCTGCCATCATCATCAGTCTTCTCAATATCTCTCTGTCGTTGATCCATCGCCTCACTGTAAGTCTTTGATCTAAGCTAATCAATCGATCGTTGCATGTTTAGATCTTTGTTGTTTCCTTTCTTATTGTTTTGATTGAAGATCCCTAATTTCTGATTTGCATGACCGTTTTATTGTAGTTTAAAGGTAACAATTGTATATATCATATGCTAATGTTTCGATGAGCTAGCATAGATGTTGTATCTACGTCGTTTTGTTGAAGATTTACTCCAGTTTGATTGATAAAAAAGTGGTTGTGGATATATAGTTGGTTGGGATATTTTATGGATTATTCAAATTTTTGTAGATGTTGCTTGGTGATTATTCAGTCGATCGATTGAATACTTTTAATTAAATGTGTTGTAGATTTACCAAAAGTTGGTGTTCATTTATGGATTGATTTGAGGAAAGTTGAAAAAATATAGCCTAAAttaatgttttttaaaaaaattctcTATCAATGTATAAGTAAGTTTTTTTGCTGATACTTTTTTGACCGAGCATTTTGTTGGATTAGGTTATTTTGTTTGAATTTGCAAATCAATTTCATGCAAATTTATTAATAAGTTTTTAGTTTTAGGTTGTATTTTATTTGCCGTTTTTGTTTATGTTGATAATCATTGTTTTGTATAGATGATATAGGAGGTTTAAGCATTGAAAAGATATTACTTGGTACCATTTTTGtcctttttagttaattatttTTTTGTTTGACATGTCTAGGAGAACATTTTGTGTGCAAGGTTGTCCCACTGTATTAGTTACATTTTGTTCTACCAACTTATCTAAAAGAGAAAAGTGTAACAGGCTAAATGGTTCCAGTTAAAACGAGTACTTGTGGTGCAGGTTAGGTTGTGTTGATCAAAACACAATTTCATCCCAACTCTTGAAGTACAACAAATTCTTAGGGTGACTATATGCCAATAAAAAAGAGACCCAAGTAACacttatattattttaataaaataatatagcTTTCTGAACAAAATGATATAGTAGGTTCATACCGCTAACATATAGGTGCATATTAAAAccttatatatattttcttcatCTACCCTCTTATGTGGAATCAAATTTCAAGTCATGAGAGTTGCGAATGCTAATTCTGTTTCACCTTTTCTCTCTTTCGGTGCATAAGGTATCGCTTTTGTCATTGAATCAGTAACAAAAGACGGAATCATTGATATCCATTCTTGAGACTTCATTTGCTGCAGGGTAGCACATGGAGTGTTGTTCTTTTGATCACCAATTTTGTAAATTTGTGCATATGAAGTAACAACGGATGGAGTCATTGATACTAATTTTGCCTTTGCTACATTTCCGTCTATTTTGGCATGCGAACCAAGGAAAAATTGCACAATTGGTAAGTAAATTTGTGCTACTAATATATTTGTTATTTTTGTTCACAATACTGTTTGACCGAAACATACTTGTATTATTTCTTTAATTGTACTaattatgttaatttttttagATATCAACCACCATTGCTAGCACGTCAGGTGGTGGTGGCAACTGAATTTGAGTTTGAAGGAGGTATGTCATCTGTTTCATCCGCACCATAACAAACTAGCCACATCAAATATCATTTAATGTATCAACCATTGGTACCAAAAAACGGGGAAAATCTGGTACCGGTTCGATGCCGTAACCGGTGTTTTACCCAAAAATTACCGGTATCATACTGGTACCGAAAAACGGGGAAAATAGGTACCAATACCGAATATACTCGGTACGGTTCGGTACGGGtacccggtaccaaatgctcatcacTCTTAACTGTAACTTGATAATAGGTCCATGGCATTGGTTcgtgtaacaactgtcacgaaaatcgataattaggatggtaattagctattaaggaaaccctaattgagaaacccaaatAATTCCGttctaaccctaaaattttcataacaatcggaatcaggatcagggcccctaaaactcaggggggttaaaccctagtggacgTTTATCCTCTAAATTTGCTGTAGAAACGAAATTTGTTCGTTTAACTTACTCAGCAAGGCTATctaggacacgaaacaacctaggctaagaaatagacccgtcgcgccacgcgacgggtacacatgtcttcttcgcgtggcgcgagggaggacatttttcaggtataaataggggacgttggcacttgaattttggtgttcattcgacgtccaaattctctgtaaccatcgagttatagacgaaacagttcacaacacacacgattatcgaaacgctgccgcaatcagggtaataactcgatcgctattacgattcaacgtccgattgaTTATAACTATCCAGCGATTGTCCTAGTGCTGCTCAaatgagcttgtactttgattattcgtcgtgatttcgacttgaatattagagtgctgttcgaattcggactatgctctgttattcgttgcgaatccgattgaattatcgagtattgcactgattaatcgttgtgaaggtttaatctcgtgaattgacgtaattgctgtattagttactaacctgcctgtgtgtgcattgtgttaaattaggtttaatcaaggctaatcagtaggcttatatctattgctcgttaatctgcaatgtgagtcattctcctttttaaactgttttctcacagtttgtgagtaag is from Helianthus annuus cultivar XRQ/B chromosome 9, HanXRQr2.0-SUNRISE, whole genome shotgun sequence and encodes:
- the LOC118482287 gene encoding uncharacterized protein LOC118482287 isoform X2 gives rise to the protein MTVTRFILNIMTVISRSKSTDMTNYGFSSSLCSTSSLIQFNLLHQRVAATFAVFLSGFVPIVVYLLKGRYWAIQETRRLSEHNL
- the LOC118482287 gene encoding uncharacterized protein LOC118482287 isoform X1; translation: MTVTRFILNIMTVISRSKSTDMTNYGFSSSLCSTSSLIQFNLLHQRGLIYHFYISKSLLIYFYLVTNLWYLSVVHQVAATFAVFLSGFVPIVVYLLKGRYWAIQETRRLSEHNL